ACAACTCAATTGTATCTATAATCTATCCTATGTATCTATTATTATTACAAGTACAAAAATGGTGAGAATCTCATTCAGGAGAATCTTGAGAAACCCAAGTACAATCAAAGATTCTCTTCTCCTCACTTTTATTCTCCTCCTCCTCTTTCTCCATCTCAACCACATCACCACCCACCTGGACCCCACCACCGCAACCCTACCCCACCCTCAAGTAGACCCCACCACCCTACCCCACCTCCTCTTCTCCATAGCCTCTTCTTCAACTTCCCTCCCGAAACGCATCCCTTACATTCGTCTGTGGTACAATCCTAATACTACTCGTGCATTCATTTTTGTTGATCATAAAATATCAAACGTTTTTAGTGGTGTTCCTCAAGTTCGTGTCTCGGCACCTACTGATTCTTTTGCTTATACGTTTCCTAAGGGCTTTCGCTCCGCTATTCGTGTTGCTAGGATTGTTAAGGAAGCTGTTGAATTGAATGAGAGTGATGTGAGGTGGTTCGTGTTTGGAGATGATGATACGGTCTTTTTTGTCGATAATTTGGTGAAATGTTTAGGGAAGTATGATCATGAGAAGTGGTATTATATTGGGAGTAATTCGGAGAGTTTCGAACAAAATGATAAGTATGCATTTGGTATGGGGTTTGGTGGGGGAGGATTTGCGATTAGTTATGGTTTAGGGAGGGTTTTAGCTAGGGTTTTAGATTCGTGTCTTGTGAGGTATTCTCATTTGTATGGGAGTGATTCGAGAATTTATTCTTGCTTGATTGAGCTTGGTGTTGAGTTGACTCGTGAGCCGGGATTTCATCAGGTACATTTTGTTATCATGGCATTGCTTGTCTTAGTAGTGTATTCGATTTTTGTTTTAAATTAGGGGAGGTACTTTTAGTTCTTGGATCATTTTCGGAATGTGTAAATTTGGTACCTAAACTTGCTAAAATTTGATGAAAAAAATGAATTTATAAGTTTTAAGAGATATAATTTTAATAAGCATTCATTTTTGGGTCATATTCGGATTGATTAAATGGCCATCATGTTATTAATTAGGTTTATTATCTAACACAAGAACAAAGTTAAATTCGGACTAATTGAGTTCTAAAATGAGTTGATAATGGGGCGTGTTAGACTTTGTCATTCCTAATTAAAACTGAAAGTGTGAAAAAACAATAGAGTTACATGTACTTTGACAGTTTACTTTTGGCAGAGTGTTAGGACATGATCCTACGTTAGTTGCTTATCATCTAACGCAAGATTTGTTTAATGCTCGACCTGGTGTTGTTTTACATTGTAATATTGTATATATGGTATATTTGATTATATGATCATACTCTGAAGGACCTTATATATTGGATTATGTTATCATTCCGAAGGACCTCTGATTAATGGAAGTACCGGATACAGTTGCATTAATAATTTGGATTGATTAGTTGTGCGTTATTTTTGCAAGGTTGATGTCCGGGGAGATCTGTTTGGAATGCTTACATCGCATCCGTTATCACCTCTCCTCTCACTCCATCACTTTGATGCCATTGATCCAATTTTCCCAAAAATGAACCAGATTCAAGCGCTAGAACATCTGTTCAAAGCTGCAAATGTAGATCCTGCCAGAACTTTGCAGCAAACTGTTTGCTATGATCGTTCTAACTCACTGACTGTATCAGTTGCTTGGGGTTATGCTGTTCAGGTTCATGAAGCCAATGTGCTCCTTCCAGACCTTCTTCCTGTACAGAGAACATTTAGACCATGGAGAAGGGGTAAAGATACTTCCTCCAGCCATTATATGTTCAACACAAGAGAATATTTCCGTGACCCTTGCAAAAGACCCGCTGTCTATTTCCTAAATAGTGTTACCCCATTTAAAAGTGGTGTTTATACCGACTATTTAAGGCACAATTTCGGTGTTTGCTCAGAACCTGACATTATACAGAATTTGAAAAGCATCAGAATTATCTCTCATACACTATATCTTGATCCTGAACAGGTTATACTATGTTGAAATTATATTTATGTCTGATTTTACTTCCTATCATATGTGCTGATTGTGTGCTTCTGTTCTTTCCATTGCAGATGAAGGCACCTCGTCGTCAGTGTTGTAACATTTTATCAGTTTCCAGCAACATGCTAGTTGCTGAGATAAAAAAATGCGGCGCTGATGAATTGATATCTATGCAGAACTAGAACTCATACGTTTTGACAGTCACAAAAAGATTTTATATGGACGATCCTTTTAACAGAAGTCTGTCTTATAGGGGACTAGAGGTACGGAGTAATGATACTAATGTTACATGTCTTATAGGGGACTAGAGGTACAGAGTAATGATACGAATGTTACATTTAGGGAGTCAGTCTTATAGGGGACTAGAGGTACAGAGTAATGATACGAATGTTACATTTGGGGATTGCACAATCGGGAAAGATTTCTCAATACTTATAACATTTCGAATTGTTGCTCTGTGTTCTAACATTTATTATGTGCACGGGTTACctaaaaaaaatcatttcttctGTTGCACGAGAACACGTAGTCGGAACATGGAGCAAGAAATTTAAGAGCGAGAACTTGTTTGTCCGAGTTTATCTAGATTATCAAGAGATAATTTGGTGAAGAACTATATACCTGTG
The sequence above is drawn from the Apium graveolens cultivar Ventura chromosome 2, ASM990537v1, whole genome shotgun sequence genome and encodes:
- the LOC141706699 gene encoding uncharacterized protein LOC141706699; the encoded protein is MVRISFRRILRNPSTIKDSLLLTFILLLLFLHLNHITTHLDPTTATLPHPQVDPTTLPHLLFSIASSSTSLPKRIPYIRLWYNPNTTRAFIFVDHKISNVFSGVPQVRVSAPTDSFAYTFPKGFRSAIRVARIVKEAVELNESDVRWFVFGDDDTVFFVDNLVKCLGKYDHEKWYYIGSNSESFEQNDKYAFGMGFGGGGFAISYGLGRVLARVLDSCLVRYSHLYGSDSRIYSCLIELGVELTREPGFHQVDVRGDLFGMLTSHPLSPLLSLHHFDAIDPIFPKMNQIQALEHLFKAANVDPARTLQQTVCYDRSNSLTVSVAWGYAVQVHEANVLLPDLLPVQRTFRPWRRGKDTSSSHYMFNTREYFRDPCKRPAVYFLNSVTPFKSGVYTDYLRHNFGVCSEPDIIQNLKSIRIISHTLYLDPEQMKAPRRQCCNILSVSSNMLVAEIKKCGADELISMQN